GCATTCACCGCCGGGCAGCGCGGTTTCGATAGAAGTCACGGCAGAGGCGGGAACCGAAGGCGCGTGGATCCGCTGCGTGGTGTACGACTCCGGTGCGGGGCTGGCGGAGGACGATATCGCGCGCCTGTTCGAACCCTTTTTTACCCGCCGCCGCGGCGGCACGGGCTTGGGACTCGCGATCGTGCGCCGCATTGTCGAAGAGCATGGCGGCGTGATCAGCGCCGCCAACCGGCCGGAGGGCGGCGCGGTCATGGCCGTGCGTCTGCCCGTGGAAGCCGATGTCGTGAGCGACGGCGACTCATGGCGAAGCGCAAAATCCTGATTGTCGACGATGAGGCGTCGATCCGCTTCGCGTTGCGCGACTTTCTGGAAGCGCATCGCTTCGAGGTCTGCGAAGCGGCGGATGGCCGTCAGGCGGAAACGGTGTTCCGCGTGGCACGGCCCGATGCGGTCATCGCCGATTACCGTCTGCCGGACATGAACGCGCTGGCGCTGCTGCCGCGCCTGAAAGATATCGACGCGAGCGTACCGCTGGTGGCTGACCGGACACGGCTCCATCGATCTTGCCGTGCAGGCCATCAAGGAAGGCGCCGAGCAATTCCTGACCAAGCCTGTCGAACTTCCGGCACTGCGCGCCGTGCTCGAACGTCTGCTTGAAAACCGGCGCAACCACCAGAAGCAGCTGGCTGGCCAGACCCGTCAGGTGCGCGATGCCGTTGATCCATTCATGGGCCAGAGTCCGCTGATCCGCGAACTTAGGGCGCAGGCGCTTAAGATCGTAGCGGCCGAGCGGCCCATTCTGCTGCAGGGCGAGACCGGCACCGGCAAGGGCGTACTGGCAAAATGGCTGCATGCCAACGGACCGCGCGCTGACGAGACGTTCGTCGACCTCAATTGCGCCGGCCTGTCGCACGAGTTTCTCGAAACCGAACTGTTCGGCCACAAGAAAGGCGCGTTTACCGGCGCTGTGGCAAACAAGACCGGCCTGCTCGAAGTCGCGCAGCGCGGCACCGTATTTCTCGACGAAATCGGTGACATGGGCGCGCAGGTGCAGTCCAAGCTCCTGAAAGTGCTGGAGGAAAAGCGTTTCCGCCGCTTAGGCGAAGTCGAAGACCGGCAGGTCGATATCTGTCTGATCGCGGCGACGCATCAGGACTTTCAGCGTCTGGTGCAGGAGCAGCGATTCCGCAGTGACCTGTATTTCCGCATCAGCACCATCCCGCTGACCGTGCCACCGCTGCGGCAGCGCCGCGAAGACATCCCCCTCATCGCGACCGGCCTGCTGGCGAGACTGAGCGCCGAACTGGGGCGCGGCGGGCTCAGGCTGATGCCGGATGCACAGCGCGCAATGCAGGATTATCCATGGCCCGGCAACATACGCGAGTTGCGCAACGTGCTGGAACGCGCGACCCTGCTCAGCGATAGCGAAGCGCTTACGCGACGCGACCTGCGTTTCGACGATGTGGCGACAAGGGATCCGAACCCCTCCGACCTGGATCTGACCTTGCAAGAGCTGGAGCGGCTGCATATCGAGCGGATGCTGGATGCGGAAAGCGGCCATGTGGAGCGCGCAGCCACGCGCCTGGGCATCCCGCGAAGCTCGCTCTATCAGAAGATTAAGCGCTACAGTATCGCGGCCGGCAAGGTCTGAGTTCAGCGGGATCTAAAGCCTAAGGGTTCTGAATCAACGGGATGTGGAGCAATCGAGCACAGAGCTATGGCAACTAACATACTAATCGTTGACGATGAGCGCGCCATCCTGTTCGCAATGCGGGAGTATTTCGCCGCCTTCGGCTACGACGTCGATTGCGCGCGCGACAAACAGGAAGCGAAAGCCTTGCTGGACCATCGTACGTACGCTGTGCTGATCTCCGACCTGCGTCTTTCGGGCGCCGGCGATACTGACGGTCTGGACATCGCGGCCTACGCACGTGCGCGCAATCCGGCGATGCGCAGCATCCTGCTCACCGCTTACGGCACACCGGAGATCGAACGGTCCGCCCACGCGCTCGGCATCGACGTGTGCCTCTCCAAACCGAGACCGCTGGATGAAATTGTGGAAACGGTAGCCGAGCTGATGAACGAAAAAACCTGACCCACATCCCGAAGCTGGCCTCGCCCGCACATTCCGTGGTGACAAGCGCCTGCGGGTGAGAGCCCGAACCTCATTCCCGGCGTCCTGCCGATTAGCGCCCTGGGCGCCGCGTCCGAGTCTCATACATCCGCATCTAAAATTCAGATACCAGTGTTTTTCATTCGCGCCTGTCGCCGCGAGCGGCTGCTTCGTATGAGAAACTAATACTCATATATTCAATAACTTATTAAATTGTAACCAAATTCTAACCTGGTCTGGCATACGCCTTGAAACAGGGCGCACATGAAACCGAGACTGCTGCTGGTTGACGATAATCGCACCATCCTGTTCGCGATGCGGGAATACTTCGCCGAACGTGGCTACCGTGTGAGTTGCGCTTGCACCAAGAATGAGGCTGAGACTTTACTTGCCGAACATGCTTATACGGCGTTAATTACGGCTGGAACTGACCCCCTATCCGGATTTCGATGAAGTCCTGGAAGTCGGCGCGAGCACACGGCCCGCGGCGTGGCGGCGGCATGGGTGGCATGGGATGAAGGGGGTCGCGCCTGAATCGCCGCGTGCTTGCGCAGCGTTCGTGTCGAATGGCTTATAAACGAGAATAGATATGACGATCTACCGTCTGACTGAGGTCGATAGAAGGCGAACTGGATTCGCTGGAATGCGTACCTGATCGAGCCTCAGGGCCTCTCAGGCCGTCAAGTCCAACGGTGTTCGGAACGCTGCCGCCGCCTCGATGTCATTGCCTGAGAGACCGAAGCCAAAAGCAAGCGCCCGCGCGACTGGTTAACGTTTCGGCGCGCATTATCGAGAACGCCAGCGCCGTCAAACGAGCAAACGCTCCCGCGCTGCTCGAAGCGGTCAAGAACGGTAGCGTGTCGGTGTCGATGGCCGTGCGGATTGCCAAACTCTCCGCGGAGCATCAAGCAATGGTCCTCTCCCTCGGCAGCAACGCCGAGATGCGGCGCGCGCTCTATTTATACGGGCAGCCGGATTTTCGCAGGTCGCTCGACGAAGCCGTACACGCGATGCCGATCATTGAAGAGCGTGCTCGAAACACTTGAGGAAGTCTTCGATCTCATGGGCGATCGCTCGCCGCAGCTTATCGTGCACCCCTCCACTCAATTGTTTCCTCTGTACGACGCGCGCATGGTGCGCGGATTCGCAAGCGCCATAAAAACGGCCCGACTATTCGCCGAGAATCTCACGGGCCGAGCAAGCCGAAGACGGTTTACAGACATATGATCGTCCGGGATGCGACATCTAGGAATAT
The DNA window shown above is from Gammaproteobacteria bacterium and carries:
- a CDS encoding response regulator translates to MATNILIVDDERAILFAMREYFAAFGYDVDCARDKQEAKALLDHRTYAVLISDLRLSGAGDTDGLDIAAYARARNPAMRSILLTAYGTPEIERSAHALGIDVCLSKPRPLDEIVETVAELMNEKT
- a CDS encoding response regulator, producing MKPRLLLVDDNRTILFAMREYFAERGYRVSCACTKNEAETLLAEHAYTALITAGTDPLSGFR